Sequence from the Oikeobacillus pervagus genome:
TTTTATTTCATTTGAAATTAAATGATTAGCATGGTGATCATGGTACAAATAGTTTTTAATCTGCATATTTAATACTTCAATTTTTTCAGCAGAAAAGAGTTCCTTAATCACCTTTTTCCATCCTTTAATAAATGGTTCTCTTCTAAAACAAAAGTGTTGTTGAGCAATGATAAAATCATATAATTTCATTTTATATATAGATATAAAATCAATTTGATTATTTAGACCCATTCAAAACACCCACGTCCTATTTTTACAAAATAAAAGATTCATCCCAATTATGGATCGCTTTACCTTAACATAAAATCCTTCCTTATTTATTTATGAAAAATCATACGGAAGGATGAATAGACTTAATTTTATATAAAAAATTAAGTAAAGATGTATATGAAATATATATATATTTTCATTACCAAATTATATCATATTTCCTAGCGATATGCATGAATTGAATAATTAGCAACCTCACACGGATAAACTTATAATACTTATCAACAGATCCTTGACTCTTTCCTAAATAAAAATTATAATAGACTTTGTGTAAAATAATGCAGCCTTTGTGAACACCCTTTTGTGATTATTTTGTTCCTCTTATTAGATCAATGAAAGATGCAGCCATACTACTTTCATTATGTTCTATAACTAATTTGAGGTGTATCGCGTAACCCTTTGCTGCTAGGGCGATGGTACATGAAAACAAAATAGCCTTAACTGTTGTTTCACACCTGTTTTTATTTTACAACAAAATAAAAACAAAGGAGGAGTCTTTCATGGCTCGTTATACTGGTCCAAGCTGGAAATTATCTCGCCGTCTTGGCATTTCTTTAAGTGGTACAGGTAAAGAACTAGAAAAGCGCCCATACGCACCTGGTCAACATGGTCCTAACCAACGTAAAAAATTATCTGAATATGGTCTTCAATTACAAGAAAAACAAAAACTTCGTCATATGTACGGAGTAACTGAACGCCAATTCCGTAATCTTTTCGTAAAAGCTGGTAAAATGAAAGGGGTTTATGGTGAAAACTTCATGATCCTTCTTGAATCTCGCCTAGATAACCTTGTTTACCGCCTTGGTTTAGCTCGTACTCGCCGTCAAGCACGTCAACTTGTAAACCATGGTCATATTATCGTTGATGGTGGTCGTGTAGACATTCCATCTTACCAAGTTCGCCCTGGCCAAACAATTAGCGTTCGTGAAAAATCACGCAATCTTGCTATTGTAAAAGAAGCACTTGAAGTGAACAATTTCGTTCCAGAATATTTAACTTTCGACGAAGAGAAATTAGAAGGATCATTCACACGTTTACCAGAACGTTCTGAACTTCCTGCTGAAATCAACGAAGCATTCATCGTTGAGTATTACTCTCGTTAATAAAACTAGATTTTGTAATTCAGTATTTAAGACCCTGAAAACCCTGATATTAAAGGTTTTTCAGGGCTTTTTGTTGTTTTCCGGATATGTGTAAAATTAATGTAAACTAACGTATTACTTTAGGGGCACTTTGGGGCACTAGCATTGTTTTAGGATTCTTGATTTGGCACCTGGGGAAAATATTCTTTATAATGTGTAGACGGGATTCACCTGAGAGGTTAACAGATTTTTTTCTTTCTTTTGCCTTATGAATTCACTATTCTTCCCCCAATAATTAGGGAAGGTTGTTAGAGGGGGTGTTGTGGTAGTATATACAATAAACTACTTACTTCATGGATATGCACATTTCCCGAACAGATTTGCACCACAATAGTTAGAATATGCATCATTTCCCATGTTTTTTGCCTATTTCCTCGGTTTATATGCGTCATAACTCATTAGATTTGCGCTAGTTCCCACAGTGCACGAATTGATTTTTATCCTTTGAAAAAATATCTAAAAAGCTCACCTTTGAACAGGTGAACTTTTTTCATTAATATTTAATTAAGAAATATTTTTTCTTTCCTCGACGAATAATGGTAAATCGTTGTTCAATTTTATCGTGATCCCCTAACATGTATGCTGTATCTGTCACTCGTTCCCCATTAATATAGATGGCTCCGTTTTGAATATCTTCTCTCGCTTGGCGTTTAGATGAAGAAATTTTTGCTTGAACTAAAAGGTCCACTAATCCAGTTTCTTCTTCACTCTTTAGTTCAAAAGACGGAACATCTTTAAACCCTTGCTTAATTTCTTCAGCTGATAATTCTTTTACTTCTCCACTAAATAAGGCTTGAGATATTTTCACAGCTTGCATCAATGCCTCATCTCCATGAATCAGACGAGTCATTTCCTCTGCTAATGCTTTTTGTGCTTTTCTTAAATGTGGTTCTTCTTGAACAGATTTTTTAAGTTCCGCAATTTCATCAAGAGATAAGAAAGTAAAGTATTTCAAATATTTCACAACATCTGCATCTGCGGTATTGATCCAAAATTGGTAAAATTCATATGGAGTTGTTTTTTCCGGATCTAACCAAATCGCACCACTTTCTGTTTTTCCAAATTTCGTTCCATCCGCTTTCGTTACAAGTGGAATTGTCAATCCGTATGCTTTTGTTCCTTCAGATTTCATTTTACGAATCAGCTCTAAACCGGCTGTAATATTGCCCCATTGATCACTTCCACCAATTTGCATTTTACATTGGTAATTCTCATATAGATGTAAGAAATCCATCGATTGTAAAATCGTATAGGTAAATTCAGTAAAAGAAATACCTACATCTAACCGGGAAGACACAATATCCTTTGATAACATATAGTTTATTCCAAAATGCTTCCCATAATCGCGGAGGAATGTCACGATATCCATCGAACCTGTCCAATCATAATTGTTAACCATCATCGCTCCGTTTTCACCATCAAAATCAAAAATTCGCTCTAACTGCTTTTTGATACATGAAACATTATGTTGTACGGTTTCAATCGTTTGTAGCTTACGTTCTTCTTTTTTTCCACTAGGATCTCCAATCATTCCGGTGGCTCCACCTACTAGCACAATCGGCTTATGACCATGCTGTTGGAAACGACGCAATGTAAGAAATGGTAACAAATGACCAATATGCATACTATCTGCAGTCGGATCGACACCACAGTAAAGAGCAATCTTTTCTTTTTCTAAAAGTTCTTGAATTCCTTTCTCATCTGTTTGTTGGTAAACAATCCCTCTACCTTGCAACTCTTCAATTAAATTCATTTTTCTTTCTCCTTATGCCATAAAATTTTTCGTGTTTTAGGAAGAAAATGGATAAATCCACTTGCTGTGGACAACATTTTTTAAAAGGTTATCCACAGTTCTAAATTTTATAGTTTCCTAAACAAAAAAGCGCCCCTGCAAAAATGCAGGGACGCAGTATGCGCGGTACCACCCAACTTAAGAATAATAAATATTCTCCACTTAAATACGTAACGGTTCATCCGTTTGTCGCTACTTCGATTTTCACAACAACAGCTCCAGGAGGTAATTCGTTTTACTATTTGTATCGATTCTCACCAACCATCGACTCTCTACTAACAGGGATAGTAAAACTACTGAATCCTTTCGTCGCCTTTCACTATGCAATTGGATATATAAGTATTTTTATCATATGAACCATTACATGTCAAATTTTTTTGAGTAATGAATTAACAGAAAAGAGTGTCGCAGTTTAGTTGACACCCTTTTCAATAAAAATTTTTCTTCTTAGTCTTCCATTGTCGATAAATCTCCAGTTGGAAGGTCAAGCTCCCAAGCTTTCAAAACCCTGCGCATAATTTTCCCGCTTCGTGTTTTCGGCAATTTATCACGGAATTCAATTTCTCTTGGGGCTGCATGTGCTGATAGACCAGTTTTAACAAATTGGCGAATTTCCTCAACTAGTTCATCCGTTTGTTCAATTCCCTCTCTTAACGCAACAAATGCTTTTATAATTTCCCCCCGAACTGGATCTGGTTTTCCAATAACCCCCGCTTCAGCAATGGCTGGATGCTCGATCAATTTGCTCTCTACTTCAAATGGTCCAACACGCTCTCCAGATGTCATAATTACATCATCAACACGACCTTGGAACCAAAAATATCCTTCTTCATCCATGTAAGCGGAATCACCTGATACATACCAATCACCAGGCATGAAATAAGACTCATATTTCTCTGGATTATTCCAGATGGAGTGCATCATCGCTGGCCAGCCTTTTTTGATGGCTAAATTCCCCATTCGATTTGGTGGCAGTACATTTCCTTGATTATCAACAATTGCAGCTTCTACACCTGGAATTGGTTTGCCCATGGAACCTGGTTTAATTTCCAAACATGGGTAATTACAAATAAGCTGTGCACCCGTTTCCGTCATCCACCAAGTATCATGAATACGAAGATTAAAGACTTTCATTCCCCAGCGAACTACTTCAGGATTCAACGGTTCCCCAACGGATAAAATATGGCGAAGGGAACTTAAGTCAAATTTCTTTACAATTTCATCTCCAGCTCCCATTAACATACGAAAGGCTGTAGGAGCGCTATACCAAACAGTAATACCAAAGTCCTGAATCGTTTCATACCAATTATCAGGTTTAAATCGGCCACCTACAATGACATTCGTCGTTCCTGTTAACCACGGGCCAAATATTCCGTAAGACGTTCCTGTAATCCAACCAGGGTCAGCTGTGCACCAATAAATATCCTCTTCCTGTAAATCCAACACCCATTTTGCTGTTTGATAATGTTGGATCATAGCATTATGAACATGTAAAACCCCTTTAGGTTTTCCAGTGGATCCAGAAGTATAATGTAAAATCAATCCATCTGTTCGATCGACCCATTCAATTTCAAATTGATCGCTCGCTTGATTTAATTTCTCTAAGAAATTAATATATTTTTCATCTTCCTTAATCCCTTCTCCTACTAAGAAAACCGTTTTCAAGGCAGGAAGTTCATCAACTGGAACTCTTTTAAGCAATTCAGGTGTCGTAACGAGAACTTTTGCTTCACTATCCTGTAAACGATCGCGTACAGCCCCCTCCATGAATGCCTCAAATAATGGGCCAACAATCGCACCTGTTTTGATCGCTCCTAACACAGCAAAATAAAGCTCTGGTGAACGCGGCATGAAAACAAAAACTCGATCCCCTTTTGAAACATTTCCATAAGTTTTTAAAACATTTGCCGCTTTATTTGTGTAATCCTTCATATCTTTAAATGTATATTTCTCATTTCTTTCAGGGTCTTTGTAATAAAGTGCAATTTTATCTTTTCGATCAGACTCTGCATGGCGATCAATCGCCTCGTAAGCCATATTGACTTTTCCAGTTTCAGACCATGTGAAATTTTTTTCAGTTTCTTGCCAATCAAATGTGTTGTAAGTTTCTTCATAATTTTGTAAATTAAAATCCCCTTTGATCACTGGTAACGCTTCCAACTTCATTTGACCATCCCCCTTATGTAAGAAATTACAAATTTATTATATAACAAATTTTGATTTTTCACAATTTTAGAAATATTCAAATTCAATGTTTCCTATAGTTCAATCATAACGACAAAAAGAAAAAAAGTAAATAAATTTGTCTTTTCTGTGACAAATAATATGCATTTCTATAACAATCGAAAAACTACACTAGTCCAATAGAATCATTTGAAGAAAATAGGTATAGTATATATGGTTAAAAGCAATGATGGTATGTTGATGAATGTAAGAAATGGTTTGAAAAATGGGGGTTGCGTAAAAACAATGGTTACAAAAAAGTGCTTTCAGATCCTAGGAACAAGTTTTGCGGGGGTAAAATCTAACCCGATGAAAATAATGTCTGAAAACTTTGTGAAAACGCTTTATTCCCCTTAGATTTATGTATAATAAAGCTATGGAAATTTTAAGGTGGTGGCCAAATGAAACATGTTAAATCCTATCATGCTAGGGAACTCGAGACTCCGAAGGGAACCTTACTAATTGAAGGACCAGTTTCTCCAGAGTACTTGTCGAATCTTAACTTTCATGAGGATTTAGTAGCATTTCGACAACCCGAACAACAACATAAAGCATTAATAGAAATTGCAAGTTTACCTGAAGGACGAATCATCATTGCGAAACAAGAAGATACCGTAGTTGGTTATGTTACTTTTTTATATCCTGATCCTTTAGAACGATGGTCGGAAGGAAAAATGGAAAATCTTATCGAATTAGGAGCTATAGAAGTTAGTTCGAAATTTCGTGGATGTTCTGTCGGAAAACAATTGCTTAAAGTGTCGATGATGGACCATGCAATGGAAGATTATATTATCATCACAACTGAATATTATTGGCATTGGGACTTGAAAGGGACAGGTTTGAATGTATGGGACTACAGAAAGATGATGGAGAGAATGATGAACGCTGGAGGTCTAGAATGGTTTGCCACTGATGATCCAGAAATTAGTTCACATCCAGCAAATTGTCTGATGGTAAGGGTTGGGAACCGAGTGAATCAAGAATCCATCCAGAAATTCGATCAACTCCGGTTCATGAATCGATTTATGTATTAATTTTTTGTTAAATTTGAATGTAGGGGGTTAATGAATGATAATAGAAGAAATAATGAAGAAGG
This genomic interval carries:
- the rpsD gene encoding 30S ribosomal protein S4; amino-acid sequence: MARYTGPSWKLSRRLGISLSGTGKELEKRPYAPGQHGPNQRKKLSEYGLQLQEKQKLRHMYGVTERQFRNLFVKAGKMKGVYGENFMILLESRLDNLVYRLGLARTRRQARQLVNHGHIIVDGGRVDIPSYQVRPGQTISVREKSRNLAIVKEALEVNNFVPEYLTFDEEKLEGSFTRLPERSELPAEINEAFIVEYYSR
- the tyrS gene encoding tyrosine--tRNA ligase, which produces MNLIEELQGRGIVYQQTDEKGIQELLEKEKIALYCGVDPTADSMHIGHLLPFLTLRRFQQHGHKPIVLVGGATGMIGDPSGKKEERKLQTIETVQHNVSCIKKQLERIFDFDGENGAMMVNNYDWTGSMDIVTFLRDYGKHFGINYMLSKDIVSSRLDVGISFTEFTYTILQSMDFLHLYENYQCKMQIGGSDQWGNITAGLELIRKMKSEGTKAYGLTIPLVTKADGTKFGKTESGAIWLDPEKTTPYEFYQFWINTADADVVKYLKYFTFLSLDEIAELKKSVQEEPHLRKAQKALAEEMTRLIHGDEALMQAVKISQALFSGEVKELSAEEIKQGFKDVPSFELKSEEETGLVDLLVQAKISSSKRQAREDIQNGAIYINGERVTDTAYMLGDHDKIEQRFTIIRRGKKKYFLIKY
- the acsA gene encoding acetate--CoA ligase — protein: MKLEALPVIKGDFNLQNYEETYNTFDWQETEKNFTWSETGKVNMAYEAIDRHAESDRKDKIALYYKDPERNEKYTFKDMKDYTNKAANVLKTYGNVSKGDRVFVFMPRSPELYFAVLGAIKTGAIVGPLFEAFMEGAVRDRLQDSEAKVLVTTPELLKRVPVDELPALKTVFLVGEGIKEDEKYINFLEKLNQASDQFEIEWVDRTDGLILHYTSGSTGKPKGVLHVHNAMIQHYQTAKWVLDLQEEDIYWCTADPGWITGTSYGIFGPWLTGTTNVIVGGRFKPDNWYETIQDFGITVWYSAPTAFRMLMGAGDEIVKKFDLSSLRHILSVGEPLNPEVVRWGMKVFNLRIHDTWWMTETGAQLICNYPCLEIKPGSMGKPIPGVEAAIVDNQGNVLPPNRMGNLAIKKGWPAMMHSIWNNPEKYESYFMPGDWYVSGDSAYMDEEGYFWFQGRVDDVIMTSGERVGPFEVESKLIEHPAIAEAGVIGKPDPVRGEIIKAFVALREGIEQTDELVEEIRQFVKTGLSAHAAPREIEFRDKLPKTRSGKIMRRVLKAWELDLPTGDLSTMED
- a CDS encoding GNAT family N-acetyltransferase; its protein translation is MKHVKSYHARELETPKGTLLIEGPVSPEYLSNLNFHEDLVAFRQPEQQHKALIEIASLPEGRIIIAKQEDTVVGYVTFLYPDPLERWSEGKMENLIELGAIEVSSKFRGCSVGKQLLKVSMMDHAMEDYIIITTEYYWHWDLKGTGLNVWDYRKMMERMMNAGGLEWFATDDPEISSHPANCLMVRVGNRVNQESIQKFDQLRFMNRFMY